A single region of the Neisseriaceae bacterium genome encodes:
- a CDS encoding L,D-transpeptidase family protein, with protein MKTIQSNLILFSVLISLSKFNFSHTYLLPDIAVSETENHIVINIPNVRLYVYKEKIYDIDYPIAVGKGLSQTPVGNYQIGVRAHNPTWYIPLSIQKERKQKGLEDVKKILPGADNPLGPLFIRFGESELGLGIHGTNVPSSVPGIRSHGCIRMKNEDIIQLDKKIKKGDFVSITYQLYALNLDDNNQLWFQKYPNPYKLEDQNLQQIKTTLNLWEQETGQLIDKVKLSQALKKSQPKPICLTCTQKFPKISGKLQSIAWTEGKIEIRATEYSRTMDKMKIDEFLFNPMIKLPQSIWEPKPQKTVDDLSNSIEKIDNLL; from the coding sequence ATGAAAACCATTCAATCTAACTTAATTTTATTTTCTGTTCTTATATCGTTGAGTAAATTTAACTTTTCTCATACTTATTTACTACCTGATATAGCAGTCTCTGAAACTGAAAATCATATTGTGATTAATATTCCTAATGTACGACTTTATGTTTATAAAGAAAAAATTTATGATATTGATTACCCAATCGCTGTAGGGAAAGGTCTCAGCCAAACGCCAGTTGGAAATTACCAGATAGGTGTTCGAGCTCATAATCCAACATGGTATATACCATTGAGTATTCAAAAAGAACGCAAACAAAAAGGCCTCGAGGATGTTAAAAAAATCCTACCCGGTGCTGACAACCCATTAGGCCCTCTGTTTATTCGCTTCGGGGAAAGTGAACTTGGTCTTGGTATTCATGGAACTAATGTTCCTAGTAGTGTTCCAGGTATTAGGAGTCATGGGTGCATACGCATGAAAAATGAAGATATTATTCAATTAGATAAGAAAATTAAAAAAGGTGACTTTGTTAGTATAACTTATCAACTATACGCTCTAAATCTGGATGACAATAACCAGCTTTGGTTCCAAAAATACCCCAACCCATATAAACTAGAGGATCAGAACTTACAACAAATTAAGACCACATTAAACTTATGGGAACAAGAAACAGGTCAACTCATTGATAAAGTGAAACTGAGTCAAGCATTAAAAAAATCTCAGCCTAAGCCAATTTGTTTAACCTGCACTCAGAAATTCCCCAAAATATCAGGGAAGCTTCAATCTATTGCGTGGACTGAAGGTAAAATAGAAATTCGAGCTACTGAGTACTCAAGAACCATGGATAAAATGAAAATAGATGAGTTTCTTTTTAATCCCATGATCAAACTTCCTCAAAGTATTTGGGAGCCTAAACCACAAAAAACAGTGGATGATCTCAGTAATTCTATTGAAAAAATAGATAATTTATTGTGA
- the tatA gene encoding Sec-independent protein translocase subunit TatA, giving the protein MGSLSIWHWLVVALVIILIFGTSKLKNAGKDLGSAIHDFKKGLNGEEKPKIKGDNTAQPIEDDSNQ; this is encoded by the coding sequence ATGGGTAGTTTAAGTATATGGCATTGGCTAGTTGTAGCACTGGTAATTATATTGATCTTTGGAACAAGTAAATTAAAAAATGCAGGCAAGGATTTGGGTTCGGCTATTCACGACTTTAAGAAAGGTCTCAATGGAGAAGAAAAACCTAAAATAAAAGGAGACAATACTGCACAACCAATAGAGGATGATAGCAACCAATAA
- the tatB gene encoding twin-arginine translocase subunit TatB, whose product MFDLSFAEILVILIIALVVLGPEKLPRFARFIGSTVNKVKNFSHQIQSTLIEQTEDIKINHFSQSIKESMDDFTQQVKKDFSDLRNDLPTMPENLLLEEELSDDTDSRYIDKPVIKSSLLNKRRKSQRNKYKQQISFNKKISQSKINRHLK is encoded by the coding sequence ATGTTTGATTTAAGTTTTGCTGAAATATTAGTTATCCTCATTATTGCACTTGTTGTTTTAGGCCCTGAAAAATTACCAAGATTTGCACGCTTCATAGGCAGTACAGTCAATAAAGTGAAAAATTTCAGCCATCAAATCCAGTCAACACTAATAGAACAAACTGAAGATATAAAAATCAATCATTTTAGTCAATCAATTAAAGAAAGCATGGATGACTTTACTCAACAGGTCAAAAAGGATTTTTCTGATCTACGAAATGATCTCCCGACTATGCCGGAAAATCTTTTGTTAGAGGAAGAATTATCTGACGATACAGATTCAAGATACATCGATAAGCCAGTAATTAAATCCTCTTTACTAAATAAACGGAGAAAAAGCCAACGTAACAAATACAAACAACAAATAAGTTTTAATAAAAAAATATCTCAATCTAAAATAAATCGTCATCTAAAATGA
- the tatC gene encoding twin-arginine translocase subunit TatC: protein MSKQHKDLKKYKSLTEHLIELRSRLIKIILVIIILIITLTPFLHQILTYVTQPMLASLPEGNKMSITGVLEGIIVPIKVLLTMAFILSLPFTLYQIWAFIAPGLYRKEKKVVFPILLSSFLLFFLGMGFCYFIFFPALFTVASTFTPGDVAYYVPTINNYISFILTMFLVFGLAFQVPIVMFVLNTMDIVSRQQFKDFRAYAIIAAFTIAAITTPPDIISQFFLAVPLVLLYELGLVTCRFNKTTQSTQF, encoded by the coding sequence ATGAGCAAACAACACAAAGATCTAAAAAAATATAAATCGTTAACCGAACATTTAATTGAGTTACGATCAAGATTGATTAAAATTATTCTGGTCATAATTATTTTGATTATTACCCTTACCCCTTTTTTGCATCAAATCTTAACCTACGTCACACAGCCTATGCTTGCCTCTTTGCCTGAAGGTAATAAAATGAGCATCACAGGTGTTTTAGAAGGAATTATTGTCCCTATTAAAGTATTATTAACAATGGCCTTCATTCTCTCCTTACCTTTCACTTTGTATCAAATTTGGGCTTTTATTGCACCAGGACTTTATAGAAAAGAAAAAAAAGTTGTATTCCCTATTCTACTTTCCAGTTTTTTATTATTCTTTTTGGGGATGGGTTTTTGTTATTTTATATTTTTCCCAGCACTTTTTACTGTTGCCTCTACTTTTACTCCTGGAGATGTTGCTTATTATGTTCCTACTATCAATAACTATATTTCGTTCATTTTAACTATGTTTTTGGTTTTTGGGCTAGCATTTCAAGTCCCAATTGTAATGTTTGTACTAAATACAATGGATATCGTTTCTAGACAACAGTTTAAAGATTTCAGAGCTTATGCCATTATTGCTGCTTTTACTATTGCTGCTATCACTACACCTCCAGATATTATTTCACAATTTTTCTTGGCAGTCCCTCTGGTTTTATTATATGAGTTAGGTCTGGTTACCTGCAGATTTAATAAAACTACCCAATCTACCCAGTTTTAA
- a CDS encoding transglycosylase SLT domain-containing protein: protein MKQIRRLINWVPVLGLLFSQYYYATNTQISKESAINREISENIEGYIVFLNTQPLNKNINSQDIDLNLINQLTKMFHVDDVRPDLIRRYEESFITHPEYFNQTLIRSAPYMHFIIKEVLRRNMPGEIALLPFIESRFTPGVKSHVGAKGIWQFMPATGKRYGLDLTNLYDGRDDFYAATMAALDYLEYLYSLFGDWSLAIAAYNAGENRVQKAINQAQAKGLLPSFDNLRLPKETTNYVPKLLAVRNIIKNHKAYHLSLVNLINKPYFENVKISHPIALHTIAQLANVPLSEIQNLNPSYKAAIYIPNNNRNLLIPRSSYRRFFDNYNLMVKKDQSNWYALKLRNAQPIGEISKVLNISVKDLHGYNNFSSGTIPAGKTVFFKVPKGDSISELPSDQFSILSLNEFESPVSFSKNKSIAYRKSSKFSNYKSRMSGIVKVSNKKNKKIKSPKMIKKSNKIQNIKKSSR from the coding sequence ATGAAACAGATCAGGAGATTGATAAATTGGGTTCCTGTGCTTGGTTTATTGTTTAGCCAGTATTACTATGCAACAAATACACAAATAAGTAAAGAGTCTGCCATAAATCGAGAGATATCTGAGAATATAGAGGGGTATATTGTTTTTTTAAATACACAACCATTAAATAAAAATATTAATTCTCAAGATATTGATCTTAACTTAATTAATCAATTAACTAAGATGTTTCATGTTGATGATGTTCGACCTGATTTGATCCGAAGATATGAAGAATCCTTTATCACACATCCTGAATATTTTAATCAAACTTTAATAAGAAGTGCACCTTATATGCATTTTATCATCAAAGAAGTGTTAAGAAGAAATATGCCAGGTGAGATCGCTTTGTTACCGTTTATAGAAAGTCGTTTTACCCCTGGTGTTAAGTCCCATGTAGGGGCAAAGGGCATTTGGCAATTTATGCCAGCAACTGGTAAGCGCTATGGACTTGATTTAACCAACTTATATGATGGTCGAGATGATTTTTATGCGGCTACTATGGCTGCTCTAGACTATTTAGAATATTTGTATAGTTTGTTTGGTGATTGGTCATTGGCAATTGCTGCTTATAATGCAGGCGAAAATAGGGTGCAAAAAGCTATAAATCAGGCGCAAGCAAAAGGTTTATTGCCTAGTTTTGATAATCTAAGATTACCTAAAGAAACAACCAATTATGTACCTAAGTTATTAGCAGTAAGAAATATTATTAAAAATCATAAGGCATATCATTTGTCTTTAGTTAATTTGATTAATAAGCCTTATTTTGAGAATGTAAAAATTAGTCATCCTATAGCATTACATACTATAGCTCAGTTGGCTAATGTTCCATTATCTGAGATTCAAAACCTTAATCCTAGCTATAAAGCGGCTATTTATATACCAAATAATAATCGTAATTTATTAATACCGAGGAGTAGTTATCGTCGTTTTTTTGACAACTATAATCTTATGGTGAAGAAAGATCAATCGAACTGGTATGCCTTGAAACTACGGAATGCTCAACCCATTGGAGAAATATCAAAGGTACTTAACATTTCTGTAAAAGATTTACATGGTTATAATAATTTTAGTTCAGGAACTATTCCTGCTGGGAAAACTGTTTTCTTTAAAGTTCCAAAAGGTGATAGCATTTCCGAATTACCTTCAGATCAATTCTCAATACTCAGTTTAAATGAATTTGAATCACCTGTATCTTTTTCTAAAAATAAAAGTATTGCTTATAGAAAATCAAGTAAATTTTCTAATTACAAATCAAGGATGAGTGGTATTGTTAAGGTATCTAATAAAAAAAATAAAAAAATTAAGTCACCTAAAATGATTAAAAAAAGTAATAAGATTCAAAATATCAAGAAGTCAAGTCGTTAA
- the rho gene encoding transcription termination factor Rho, protein MHVSELQNLHVSRLLEMAESLEIENPNRFRKQDLVFAIVRQFVKNGQSFTGKGTLEILPDGFGFLRSADTSYLASPDDIYVSPSQIRRFNLQTGDTIEGGVRAPKDGERYFALVKPDIINGDDPELCKHKILFENLTPLFPTSRIVLESDKPNDENLTGRAIDLIAPIGCGQRALLVAPPKTGKTVMLQKIAYSITANYPDVELMVLLIDERPEEVTDMSRSVRGEVVASTFDEPAQRHVQVAEMVIEKAKRLVEHKKDVVILLDSITRLARAYNTVAPASGKILTGGVDANALHRPKRFFGAARNIEEGGSLTIIATALVETGSRMDDVIYEEFKGTGNLELHLERRLAEKRVFPAISINRSGTRKEELLVPNDELQKMWLLRKFLHPMDDVEAMEFLLDKLKRSKGNADFFELMKGK, encoded by the coding sequence ATGCATGTATCAGAATTACAGAATTTGCACGTCTCTCGGCTATTGGAGATGGCAGAATCACTTGAAATAGAAAACCCTAACCGTTTTAGAAAGCAAGATTTAGTTTTTGCAATCGTCAGACAATTTGTTAAAAATGGACAGAGTTTTACTGGTAAAGGAACCCTAGAAATCCTACCTGATGGATTTGGTTTTTTAAGAAGTGCCGATACTTCCTATTTGGCCAGTCCTGATGACATTTACGTCAGTCCCAGTCAGATTCGACGTTTTAATTTACAAACAGGAGATACTATTGAAGGCGGTGTGAGAGCACCTAAAGATGGAGAACGCTATTTTGCTTTAGTTAAGCCTGATATTATTAATGGTGATGATCCAGAGCTTTGTAAACATAAGATATTGTTTGAAAATTTGACACCTCTGTTCCCTACTTCTAGAATAGTACTGGAGTCAGATAAGCCAAATGATGAAAATCTAACTGGACGAGCGATTGATTTAATTGCTCCTATTGGTTGTGGTCAAAGAGCATTGTTGGTAGCGCCCCCTAAGACAGGAAAGACTGTTATGCTACAAAAAATAGCATATTCTATAACAGCCAACTATCCAGATGTCGAATTAATGGTTTTGTTGATAGATGAACGGCCTGAAGAAGTCACTGACATGAGTCGTTCGGTGAGAGGTGAAGTTGTTGCTTCTACGTTTGATGAACCAGCACAGAGACATGTTCAAGTAGCAGAGATGGTGATTGAAAAAGCTAAACGTTTAGTTGAACATAAGAAGGATGTAGTCATTTTACTAGACTCTATTACGAGATTGGCAAGAGCTTACAATACTGTTGCCCCCGCTTCCGGAAAAATTTTAACTGGAGGTGTAGATGCTAATGCATTACATCGACCTAAACGTTTTTTTGGCGCTGCTCGAAATATAGAAGAGGGTGGTTCATTAACCATTATTGCAACAGCTTTGGTTGAAACTGGCAGTAGGATGGATGATGTGATTTATGAGGAGTTTAAAGGTACGGGTAATCTAGAATTGCATTTAGAGAGACGTTTAGCTGAAAAAAGAGTATTTCCTGCTATTAGTATTAATAGATCTGGTACTCGAAAGGAAGAATTACTGGTTCCAAATGATGAGTTACAAAAAATGTGGCTACTACGTAAATTCTTACATCCGATGGATGATGTAGAAGCCATGGAATTTTTACTAGATAAGTTAAAACGTTCTAAGGGTAATGCTGATTTTTTTGAACTCATGAAGGGTAAGTAA
- the rraA gene encoding ribonuclease E activity regulator RraA — translation MIFNFETAAIIDTIPDTPSCETQFQIYGKRKKFSGPIRTIKCFRDNGLVKKIMSSPSKGEVLVIDGNASYFSALMGGMIAKAGMDNGWAGVIINGVIRDSVEIDQMYFGVKALGTNPKKSSKEGIGELDIPVTFGHVTFQPGYYVYSDEDGILVTTHLV, via the coding sequence ATGATTTTCAATTTTGAAACTGCTGCTATTATAGATACAATACCGGACACTCCTTCCTGTGAAACTCAATTTCAGATTTACGGGAAAAGGAAAAAATTTTCAGGGCCTATTAGGACAATTAAATGCTTTAGAGATAATGGACTAGTAAAAAAGATTATGAGTTCTCCTTCAAAAGGTGAAGTGTTAGTCATTGATGGAAATGCTTCTTATTTTAGTGCATTGATGGGAGGTATGATTGCTAAAGCTGGTATGGATAATGGTTGGGCAGGTGTTATTATCAATGGAGTCATTCGTGACTCTGTAGAAATTGACCAAATGTATTTTGGGGTAAAAGCACTGGGCACCAACCCAAAAAAAAGTAGTAAAGAAGGAATAGGTGAATTGGATATCCCCGTAACCTTTGGTCATGTCACTTTCCAACCGGGCTATTATGTGTATAGCGACGAAGATGGTATTTTAGTAACCACACACCTTGTATAA